The following are encoded in a window of Streptomyces sp. 11x1 genomic DNA:
- a CDS encoding SsgA family sporulation/cell division regulator: MPPARPARPTPPALEQCARARLITPDYDEIPVRTTLRYTPDDPFAVHIDFPSGSSADGADVTWAFARTLLAEGLTGPAGIGDVHLWPCGSAHTVVELHSPHGMAMIRFDTSSLRRFLHRSYAVVALGGEDLEPALDDGLASLLGGV, translated from the coding sequence ATGCCCCCCGCCCGGCCCGCCCGCCCGACGCCCCCCGCCCTCGAACAGTGCGCCCGCGCCCGCCTGATCACCCCGGACTACGACGAGATCCCGGTACGCACCACCCTGCGCTACACCCCCGACGACCCCTTCGCCGTGCACATCGACTTCCCCTCCGGCTCCTCCGCCGATGGCGCCGACGTGACGTGGGCGTTCGCCCGCACGCTCCTCGCGGAGGGGCTGACCGGCCCGGCCGGTATCGGCGACGTGCACCTCTGGCCCTGCGGCTCGGCGCACACCGTCGTGGAACTCCACTCCCCGCACGGCATGGCCATGATCCGTTTCGACACCTCCTCGCTCCGCCGCTTCCTGCACCGCTCGTACGCCGTCGTCGCGCTCGGCGGCGAGGACCTGGAACCGGCGCTCGACGACGGTCTGGCTTCTCTGCTGGGTGGGGTCTGA
- a CDS encoding sigma-70 family RNA polymerase sigma factor, whose product MTDGLSGSATAAYTRIYEEQHPRLVAYARSLTRNSWTAEDLVAEAHFRVWRRLSGGHEIDNVPAYLMTTVRHLAAAVGSTATRETPLDPTAPERAEADVRVADATDPAEQVSSVDLLVRVLGQLPERWVQALWLAEAEGQPLETVGQRIGAKQGATAVLLHRAREGMRQAFLREQPGAPIDPACQVRWGRMPAYVRGTATARQSEQLLSHVDACDDCRARLAVLMRTNDRLPAFVGPALLVFVVGGGGGKLLMALTGGSAGTAAVLGSAGGHGGGQVLHAVRQAAGGAGGVKVPAVAAVGAAAAAAAVVAGIVLGPLDSGAGPERRVPVAQAPAPHRPEVASPDVVEHRGAVTDVVVSPRGEGAGGGRGGVGPGEEGGGLGVRAPESPGGEGSESEEPGVDGPGGEEPGVEEPRGEEPAGSGVEPPVEEAPPVVEPPTEEAPPAVEPPAEEAPPVVEPPAEEAPPVVEPPTEEAPPVQEPVEPSPEDPEGGGGGPGGGC is encoded by the coding sequence ATGACCGACGGCCTGTCCGGGTCCGCGACCGCCGCGTACACCCGCATCTACGAGGAACAGCATCCGCGCCTGGTCGCGTACGCGCGCTCCCTCACCCGGAACTCCTGGACCGCCGAGGACCTCGTCGCCGAGGCGCACTTCCGCGTGTGGCGGCGGCTCTCCGGAGGGCACGAGATCGACAACGTGCCCGCGTATCTGATGACGACGGTGCGGCATCTCGCGGCGGCCGTGGGCTCCACCGCGACGCGGGAGACACCACTGGATCCGACGGCTCCCGAACGGGCCGAGGCCGACGTCCGGGTGGCCGACGCCACCGACCCCGCCGAACAGGTCTCCTCCGTCGATCTGTTGGTGCGGGTGCTGGGCCAGCTGCCGGAGCGGTGGGTGCAGGCGTTGTGGCTGGCCGAGGCGGAGGGCCAGCCGCTGGAGACGGTCGGGCAGCGCATCGGCGCGAAGCAGGGCGCGACGGCGGTGCTGCTGCACCGGGCGCGCGAGGGGATGCGCCAGGCGTTCCTGCGCGAGCAGCCCGGTGCGCCGATCGATCCGGCGTGCCAGGTGCGTTGGGGGCGCATGCCGGCGTATGTGCGCGGTACGGCGACCGCGCGGCAGTCCGAGCAACTGCTCAGCCATGTGGACGCGTGCGACGACTGCCGGGCGCGGCTCGCCGTGCTGATGCGCACGAACGACCGGCTGCCCGCGTTCGTCGGTCCCGCCCTGCTGGTCTTCGTCGTAGGAGGAGGTGGGGGCAAGCTGCTGATGGCCCTCACGGGTGGCTCCGCCGGTACGGCCGCGGTGCTCGGCTCCGCGGGTGGGCACGGGGGTGGCCAGGTGCTGCACGCCGTGCGGCAGGCGGCGGGTGGCGCGGGTGGGGTGAAGGTGCCCGCCGTCGCGGCGGTCGGTGCGGCTGCGGCTGCCGCCGCGGTCGTGGCCGGCATCGTGCTCGGGCCCCTCGACTCGGGGGCGGGGCCCGAGCGGCGGGTGCCGGTCGCGCAGGCGCCCGCGCCGCATCGGCCCGAGGTGGCGTCTCCCGATGTCGTCGAGCACCGGGGAGCGGTGACGGATGTGGTGGTCTCGCCTCGTGGGGAGGGTGCGGGTGGCGGCCGTGGGGGCGTGGGCCCCGGTGAGGAGGGGGGCGGGCTGGGGGTACGGGCGCCTGAATCGCCGGGGGGTGAGGGATCCGAGAGCGAGGAGCCGGGAGTTGACGGGCCTGGGGGCGAGGAGCCGGGAGTTGAGGAACCGAGGGGCGAGGAGCCGGCTGGGTCTGGGGTGGAGCCGCCTGTAGAGGAAGCCCCACCCGTGGTCGAACCCCCCACCGAGGAAGCCCCGCCCGCAGTGGAACCGCCCGCGGAGGAGGCCCCACCCGTAGTGGAACCCCCTGCCGAGGAAGCCCCACCCGTGGTCGAACCCCCCACCGAGGAAGCCCCACCCGTCCAGGAGCCCGTCGAGCCGTCGCCGGAGGATCCGGAAGGTGGGGGTGGGGGGCCTGGAGGCGGTTGTTGA
- a CDS encoding TIGR03943 family putative permease subunit produces MKRPLQALLLLLSGLGLLHATLVTDDYLRYVKQGMHPLLVASGALLLVLGTAEAWSLWRPRAQDARQADTDTADTAETDTADTGAGTAPDGHGHDHSTPPRVAWLLLLPALSLLFYAPPAIGAYTASREAPKAVTVTDQDDFDPLPKTSPLPITLTDFTRRVQQDRDRAIDGRTVEMTGFVTPDKDTSAGGGGDSGDDGTTTTWYLTRAIFSCCAADAQFVKVRVHGTPPPPADTWVTLTGTWHSSGALGTGSAEAAVDADTVKKVPRPPNAYADALTPTR; encoded by the coding sequence GTGAAACGACCCCTCCAGGCGCTCCTGCTGCTCCTCAGCGGCCTCGGCCTCCTGCACGCGACCCTCGTCACCGACGACTACCTGAGATACGTCAAGCAGGGCATGCACCCCCTCCTCGTGGCCTCGGGCGCACTGCTCCTCGTCCTGGGCACGGCGGAGGCATGGTCGCTGTGGAGACCGCGAGCACAAGACGCACGGCAAGCCGACACCGACACCGCCGACACCGCCGAAACCGACACCGCCGACACCGGCGCAGGCACCGCCCCCGACGGTCACGGCCACGACCACTCCACCCCGCCCCGCGTTGCCTGGCTCCTGCTCCTTCCCGCGCTGAGCCTGCTCTTCTACGCCCCGCCGGCCATCGGCGCGTACACCGCGTCCCGGGAGGCGCCCAAGGCGGTGACGGTCACGGACCAGGACGACTTCGACCCGCTGCCGAAGACCTCACCGCTCCCGATCACCCTCACCGACTTCACCCGCCGGGTGCAGCAGGACCGAGACCGGGCCATCGACGGCCGGACCGTCGAGATGACGGGCTTCGTCACCCCTGACAAGGACACGTCGGCCGGGGGCGGCGGGGACAGCGGGGACGACGGGACGACGACCACCTGGTACCTGACCCGCGCCATCTTCAGTTGCTGCGCAGCCGACGCCCAGTTCGTGAAGGTGCGCGTCCACGGCACCCCGCCCCCGCCCGCCGACACCTGGGTCACCCTCACCGGCACCTGGCACTCCTCCGGCGCCCTCGGCACGGGCTCCGCCGAGGCTGCTGTCGACGCCGACACAGTCAAGAAGGTCCCCCGCCCACCCAACGCATACGCCGACGCCCTCACCCCCACGCGCTGA
- a CDS encoding gamma-glutamylcyclotransferase family protein, which produces MLPIFVYGTLRPGEPNHDLFLRGRTVAEEPAWMRGMALYDGPGYPYAVESLGDGAAHGTVTGTGAGAGSATETENATGTETENATGIGERHGGVGEVSGEVVTALPEDYAELLRVLDQLEEYAPGAPTNLYERVERPAVLADGTVVRVWVYVAAPTVAARLRARGKLIESGDWRLRG; this is translated from the coding sequence GTGCTCCCCATATTCGTCTACGGCACCCTCCGCCCCGGCGAGCCCAACCACGACCTCTTCCTGCGCGGCCGCACCGTCGCGGAGGAACCGGCCTGGATGCGCGGCATGGCGCTCTACGACGGCCCCGGCTACCCGTACGCGGTCGAGAGCCTCGGCGACGGCGCCGCGCACGGGACCGTGACCGGAACCGGAGCCGGAGCCGGGAGCGCGACCGAAACCGAGAACGCGACCGGGACCGAAACCGAGAACGCGACCGGGATCGGGGAACGTCACGGGGGAGTGGGCGAGGTGAGCGGTGAGGTCGTCACGGCCCTCCCCGAGGACTACGCCGAACTGCTCCGCGTCCTGGACCAGTTGGAGGAGTACGCTCCGGGCGCCCCCACGAACCTCTACGAGCGGGTGGAGCGCCCGGCCGTCCTCGCCGACGGCACGGTCGTACGGGTCTGGGTCTACGTCGCCGCCCCGACCGTCGCGGCCCGACTCAGGGCCAGGGGAAAGCTGATCGAGAGCGGGGACTGGCGTCTGCGAGGTTAG
- a CDS encoding alpha-galactosidase, giving the protein MSQHDSHQWTDAFPWSLSYRWGHSALTADFDLSGETPRLLRVRRPDDPAPGPKETKAATSPPLVDLVLLGDGTGWARPRFTGTAIGARLKYRAHHSTCDPGPGNSAAEHGDSADGSAGGSADRVRWHRLAFELHDSATGLTTFVEYASPDGISVLRSRVRLRNDGSGSVTVRSLGSLLLGGLPSPDDLSVLRARNDWLAECRWYTEPLRNSVPDVNHEVHGGTGHAAARLAGRGSWPTDGHLAMGALQHRTDDRCWLWQIESASSWVWEAGESAGQTYLALGGPTHDEHRWRQVLPPGAEFTTEWAALALGARFDGALAALTSYRRVVRRPHPDHTRLPVIFNDYMNTLMGDPTTEKLLPLIDAAAEAGAEYFCVDAGWYDDAESGEAGRSGQSGEGGGSPGGWWDSVGAWLPSVRRFPGDRGIRGVLDRIRERGMVPGLWLEPEVVGVRSPLAAGLPAEAFLRHEDGTRVTEQGRHQLDLTHPAARAHLDGTVDRLVDEWGVGYLKLDYNITTSAPAHLAHSRAWLAWLSSVLDRHPGLVIENCASGGMRMDGASLAVAQLQSTSDQQDPLRCPPIAASAPTAVPPEQGAVWAYPQPSCTDEEIAFTLGSALLGRVHLSGHLDRMTERQLGLVRDALDAYKAIRGDLRTALPFWPLGLPGWSDDWVALGLRPPVPDAGPVYVTVWRRGGDTARCFTPPGGGAGDVRVEVLHPRATTATARWHGAELRVSLPEAPSVVLLRLTPVRS; this is encoded by the coding sequence GTGGACCGACGCGTTCCCGTGGAGCCTCTCCTACCGTTGGGGCCACTCCGCGCTGACCGCCGACTTCGACCTCAGCGGAGAGACTCCCCGGCTGCTGCGCGTCCGTCGCCCCGACGACCCCGCGCCCGGCCCCAAGGAGACCAAGGCCGCCACCTCGCCGCCCCTGGTCGACCTGGTCCTGCTCGGCGACGGCACCGGCTGGGCCAGACCCCGCTTCACCGGCACGGCGATCGGCGCCCGTCTGAAGTACCGTGCCCATCACTCCACTTGCGATCCCGGGCCCGGCAACTCGGCTGCGGAGCACGGTGATTCGGCAGATGGTTCGGCTGGTGGTTCGGCCGACCGCGTGCGGTGGCATCGGCTGGCCTTCGAACTCCACGACTCGGCGACCGGGTTGACCACCTTCGTGGAATACGCCTCACCGGACGGCATCTCCGTACTGCGCTCCCGCGTCCGGCTGCGCAACGACGGCTCCGGGTCGGTCACCGTACGCTCCCTCGGCAGCCTGCTCCTCGGCGGACTCCCCTCCCCCGACGACCTGTCCGTCCTCCGCGCGCGCAACGACTGGCTCGCGGAGTGCCGTTGGTACACCGAGCCGCTGCGGAACTCCGTCCCCGACGTCAACCACGAGGTGCACGGCGGCACCGGGCACGCGGCGGCCCGGCTCGCCGGACGCGGCAGCTGGCCCACGGACGGGCATCTCGCGATGGGCGCACTCCAGCACCGTACGGACGACCGTTGCTGGCTGTGGCAGATCGAGTCGGCGTCCAGCTGGGTCTGGGAGGCCGGCGAGTCGGCGGGGCAGACATATCTGGCCCTCGGCGGCCCCACCCACGACGAACATCGGTGGCGCCAAGTCCTGCCGCCCGGCGCCGAGTTCACCACCGAGTGGGCCGCCCTCGCCCTCGGCGCCCGCTTCGACGGCGCCTTGGCCGCGCTGACCTCCTACCGCCGCGTCGTACGCCGCCCGCACCCGGACCACACCCGACTGCCAGTGATCTTCAACGACTACATGAACACCCTCATGGGCGACCCGACCACCGAGAAACTGCTCCCGCTGATCGACGCGGCGGCGGAGGCGGGCGCGGAGTACTTCTGCGTGGACGCCGGGTGGTACGACGACGCAGAGAGTGGAGAGGCCGGGCGGAGCGGACAGAGCGGCGAGGGTGGTGGTTCGCCCGGGGGCTGGTGGGACAGTGTGGGGGCCTGGTTGCCGTCGGTCCGACGGTTCCCCGGCGACCGTGGCATCCGGGGCGTGCTCGACCGGATCCGGGAGCGCGGCATGGTGCCGGGGCTGTGGCTGGAGCCCGAGGTCGTCGGGGTCCGCAGTCCACTCGCCGCCGGTCTGCCCGCCGAGGCCTTCCTCCGGCACGAGGACGGCACCCGGGTCACCGAACAGGGCCGGCACCAGCTGGACCTGACCCACCCGGCGGCCCGCGCCCATCTGGACGGGACGGTCGACCGTCTCGTCGACGAGTGGGGCGTCGGCTATCTCAAACTCGACTACAACATCACCACCTCCGCACCGGCCCACCTCGCCCACTCCCGGGCCTGGCTCGCCTGGCTGTCCTCGGTCCTGGACCGTCACCCCGGCCTGGTCATCGAGAACTGCGCCTCGGGCGGTATGCGCATGGACGGCGCCTCCCTCGCGGTGGCACAGCTCCAGTCCACCTCCGACCAGCAGGATCCCCTGCGCTGTCCGCCCATCGCCGCCTCCGCCCCCACCGCCGTGCCGCCGGAGCAGGGCGCCGTCTGGGCGTACCCGCAACCGTCCTGCACGGACGAGGAGATCGCCTTCACGCTCGGTTCCGCGCTCCTCGGCCGGGTCCATCTCTCCGGCCACCTGGACCGCATGACAGAACGTCAGCTCGGGCTGGTGCGTGACGCCTTGGACGCGTACAAGGCGATCCGGGGCGATCTGCGCACCGCCCTGCCGTTCTGGCCCCTGGGCCTGCCGGGCTGGTCGGACGACTGGGTCGCGCTGGGTCTGAGGCCGCCGGTGCCGGACGCGGGTCCGGTGTACGTGACGGTCTGGCGCCGGGGAGGGGACACCGCACGATGCTTCACGCCACCTGGCGGGGGCGCGGGGGACGTACGGGTGGAGGTCCTGCATCCGAGGGCGACGACGGCCACGGCTCGGTGGCACGGCGCCGAGCTGCGGGTGAGCCTGCCGGAGGCGCCCTCGGTCGTTTTGCTGAGGCTGACCCCGGTGAGGAGCTAA
- a CDS encoding permease — MTEAASRTSNSTTAEAAFAGAEADDTDTGAHLSAATSPHSEGSEHPEHPERPETPETPETPWPRHWPLLLLGAALVPGVVLVVVGRWMEEPAVQAWRTVCLSITVQALPFLLLGTALSGAINAFVPARVFTRVLPKRPALAVPVAGAAGVVLPGCECASVPVAQSLIRRGVDPAAAFAFLLSAPAINPIVLTATAIAFPGSPAMVLARLLASLVTAAAMGWLWLWLGRAEWLKPVARHTGHRPGQSRWNEFRTGFQHDFLHAGGFLVVGAMAAATFNVLVPRTVLDTFADSPWLSVLFLAALAILLSVCSEADAFVAASLTGFSPTARLTFMVVGPMVDLKLIALQTGTFGRAFAVRFSAATVVVAILCSVLIGAVLL, encoded by the coding sequence GTGACCGAGGCCGCGAGCAGAACCTCGAACAGCACCACCGCGGAAGCGGCCTTCGCTGGGGCGGAGGCCGATGACACCGACACCGGCGCACACCTGAGCGCCGCCACCTCCCCACACTCCGAGGGCTCCGAACACCCCGAACACCCCGAGCGTCCGGAGACCCCCGAGACCCCCGAGACCCCCTGGCCCCGTCACTGGCCCCTGCTGCTCCTCGGCGCGGCCCTCGTCCCCGGTGTCGTGCTGGTCGTGGTGGGGCGGTGGATGGAGGAGCCGGCGGTTCAGGCGTGGCGGACCGTGTGCCTCTCCATCACCGTGCAGGCGCTGCCGTTCCTGCTGCTCGGGACCGCCCTGTCCGGCGCCATCAACGCCTTCGTCCCGGCGCGCGTGTTCACCCGGGTGCTGCCGAAAAGGCCGGCGCTCGCGGTCCCGGTCGCCGGCGCCGCCGGGGTCGTGCTGCCGGGCTGCGAGTGCGCCTCGGTGCCGGTCGCGCAGAGCCTGATCCGTCGGGGCGTCGACCCGGCAGCGGCCTTCGCGTTCCTCCTCTCCGCCCCGGCCATCAATCCGATCGTCCTGACCGCCACGGCCATCGCCTTCCCCGGCAGCCCCGCGATGGTGCTGGCCCGGCTGCTCGCCTCCCTCGTCACCGCCGCCGCGATGGGCTGGCTGTGGCTCTGGCTGGGGCGCGCGGAGTGGCTCAAGCCGGTCGCGCGGCACACCGGGCACCGGCCCGGGCAGAGCCGCTGGAACGAGTTCCGTACCGGCTTCCAGCACGACTTCCTGCACGCGGGCGGCTTCCTCGTCGTCGGCGCGATGGCGGCGGCCACGTTCAATGTGCTCGTCCCGCGCACCGTGCTCGACACCTTCGCCGACTCGCCGTGGCTGTCGGTGCTGTTCCTCGCAGCGCTCGCCATCCTCCTCTCGGTGTGCTCCGAGGCGGACGCCTTCGTCGCCGCGTCGCTCACCGGCTTCTCGCCCACCGCGCGGTTGACCTTCATGGTGGTCGGCCCCATGGTCGACCTGAAGCTGATCGCCCTGCAGACGGGCACCTTCGGCCGGGCCTTCGCGGTCCGCTTCTCCGCCGCGACGGTCGTCGTCGCGATCCTGTGCAGCGTGCTGATCGGAGCCGTACTCCTGTGA
- a CDS encoding NAD(P)H-dependent oxidoreductase codes for MKTATHTTHPDSAPAPTSARAPAPTPPPAPAPVPFSATPVRVTLVIGSNRTGRFGSVIADWLLSRVREHGGFEVDVVDVAEADLPTTFAPTAEAAARLAEITPKLAEAEAFIVVTPEYNHSYPAALKNLIDWHYEEWQAKPVALVSYGGVSGGLRAAEHLRQVFAELHATTIRDTVSFHNAHAAFDDTGGLHEPTPPNAAARTMLDHLSWWGHALREAKERRPYGG; via the coding sequence ATGAAGACCGCGACGCACACCACCCACCCGGATTCCGCCCCGGCTCCCACCTCCGCACGCGCGCCCGCTCCTACTCCCCCTCCCGCCCCGGCTCCTGTTCCCTTCTCCGCCACGCCGGTGAGGGTGACGCTGGTCATCGGCAGCAACCGCACCGGCCGCTTCGGGTCGGTGATCGCCGACTGGCTGCTGAGCCGGGTCCGGGAGCACGGCGGCTTCGAGGTCGACGTGGTCGACGTAGCCGAGGCCGACCTGCCGACGACGTTCGCGCCGACCGCCGAGGCGGCGGCACGACTGGCCGAGATCACCCCGAAGCTGGCGGAGGCGGAGGCGTTCATCGTCGTGACGCCCGAGTACAACCACTCGTACCCGGCGGCCCTGAAGAACCTCATCGACTGGCACTACGAGGAATGGCAGGCCAAGCCGGTGGCCCTGGTCTCCTACGGCGGTGTCTCAGGAGGTCTGCGCGCGGCGGAGCACCTGCGCCAGGTCTTCGCGGAACTCCACGCGACCACGATCCGGGACACGGTCTCCTTCCACAACGCCCACGCCGCCTTCGACGACACCGGCGGCCTCCACGAGCCGACCCCCCCGAACGCGGCGGCCCGGACGATGCTGGACCACCTCTCCTGGTGGGGCCACGCACTACGCGAGGCGAAGGAGAGGCGACCGTACGGGGGTTGA